A region of uncultured Desulfobacter sp. DNA encodes the following proteins:
- a CDS encoding RNA pseudouridine synthase: MEKKIKIIEHGQGWICLEKPGGMSVHNDPGRDLLSDLQKNLGPGITEILQPVHRLDKETSGLLLVATDRGTLTGLSDLFAGGKVTKRYKALVHGHFDQDQGTWDTPLTKSAGGRTDPRGRGKRVKALTRYRVLDHSIHYTLLDVELFTGRKHQIRRHAKLAGHPVVGDSRYGSPRALEFLKTEKQFESMGLHSYFLSFKDKGRTVTLELPDLPPEIERLFESDKA; the protein is encoded by the coding sequence ATGGAAAAAAAAATCAAAATAATAGAACACGGCCAAGGCTGGATCTGCCTGGAAAAGCCCGGGGGCATGAGTGTCCATAACGATCCGGGCAGAGATTTACTATCGGACCTTCAAAAAAACTTAGGCCCCGGCATCACGGAAATACTCCAGCCCGTTCACCGCCTGGATAAAGAGACCTCGGGACTGCTCCTTGTGGCCACGGACCGGGGCACCCTGACCGGACTCTCGGATCTTTTTGCAGGGGGGAAGGTGACAAAGCGATATAAGGCCCTGGTCCACGGCCATTTTGACCAGGACCAGGGCACTTGGGATACCCCCCTGACCAAATCCGCCGGCGGCAGAACCGATCCCCGGGGCCGGGGAAAACGGGTCAAGGCCCTGACCCGGTACAGGGTTCTGGACCATTCCATCCATTATACCCTTCTGGACGTTGAATTGTTCACCGGCCGCAAGCACCAGATTCGGCGCCATGCCAAGCTGGCTGGGCATCCGGTTGTGGGTGATTCACGGTACGGCTCCCCCAGAGCCCTTGAATTTTTAAAAACCGAAAAACAGTTCGAGTCCATGGGCCTGCATTCCTATTTCCTCTCATTCAAGGATAAGGGCAGGACCGTCACCTTGGAGTTGCCGGATCTGCCCCCGGAAATTGAACGGTTATTTGAATCGGATAAAGCATAG
- a CDS encoding Sir2 family NAD-dependent protein deacetylase, producing the protein MAWAFYGHRLNLYRETIPHEGFSKLLDLGEEMQYGYFVFTSNVDGQFQKAGFHEDLIEECHGSIHHLQCVQPCSSSIWEIGDAEVNVDMEVFTATGELPKCPNCGGLARPNILMFGDWNWISHRSDQQGERLHKWLHRLGSVNAKVAVIEIGAGKAVPTVRMQSERIGRTVEATLIRINPRDYDVPIGGISIPLGAKEGIDRVLN; encoded by the coding sequence ATGGCCTGGGCTTTTTATGGGCACAGGTTAAACCTTTATCGTGAAACAATTCCCCACGAAGGGTTTTCAAAATTGCTTGATTTAGGGGAAGAAATGCAATACGGATATTTTGTATTCACCTCCAATGTTGACGGGCAGTTTCAAAAAGCGGGCTTTCATGAAGATCTGATTGAAGAATGCCATGGCTCCATACACCATCTTCAATGTGTCCAGCCATGCTCCAGCAGCATCTGGGAAATCGGAGACGCTGAAGTCAATGTTGATATGGAGGTGTTTACAGCAACAGGAGAGCTTCCAAAATGTCCGAACTGCGGAGGGCTTGCACGTCCCAATATTTTAATGTTTGGAGACTGGAACTGGATATCGCACCGCAGTGATCAGCAGGGAGAACGATTGCACAAATGGCTTCACAGGCTTGGCAGCGTGAATGCAAAAGTAGCAGTTATTGAAATTGGGGCAGGCAAGGCCGTACCTACAGTAAGAATGCAATCTGAGCGCATCGGCAGAACCGTGGAGGCGACGTTGATACGCATCAACCCGAGAGATTACGATGTGCCCATAGGAGGAATCAGCATCCCGCTTGGTGCAAAGGAAGGCATAGACCGGGTGCTAAACTGA
- a CDS encoding IgGFc-binding protein: MKKLKWLNIRLILSAIPFLFGFICVQNSHASLDNKGTDFILGFLPNLSTGTLELHLTADTNTEVTVEYPTNSPTFTTTVTLTPGDVAIVALPSEAQNWTSGQVGTKSVHAYSSENEFVCYMINRYSYTSDASLAIPMDTFNTEYFTVNNPDINSSYEYPEIVVVAAYDDTEVSMTLPGGAVQTATLNRGEGYFYTQSSDLTGTYINSSKPVGVTSGNKCSNYDGSACDHIFEMLPPIAAWEKATPAVEPPETSLGTRYSIVASTDGTEVTYNGTLLTTLNRGESIYTDRLTGNYLFAANEPIMVTQYLANRSSSGGNPIGDPAMGILTPIEQFDIAYTFSTVGGEQFSENNVTIVTPSSAVGTLTLDGTAIPAEEYSQIGTSDYWATIQYLTDGVHSTSSFSGHGITVEGFNSYDSYLYTGGALFEFVNPQGDTNSPICSCDDQTHTCYATDDQPSEDVDGNGVLDAGEDLNNNGLIDKDKGIYFVELAVGSQNLNLVVDPFEPGDPEVDYSYSKIDPQLEATGTIIVTDGAGNKCETEVYIPGIDDPSDICGDLDNDYDVDAADRNIIRAAFGATTGDAGYIEEADYDQDGDIDYVDYREWYACYKAYLASQLK; this comes from the coding sequence ATGAAAAAATTAAAATGGTTGAACATCCGTTTGATATTATCAGCAATCCCGTTTTTATTTGGATTCATTTGCGTACAGAATTCACATGCATCATTAGATAATAAAGGAACCGATTTTATTCTGGGTTTTCTGCCTAACTTAAGTACAGGAACTTTAGAGCTACACCTGACTGCTGATACCAACACGGAAGTAACCGTTGAGTATCCGACCAATTCCCCGACGTTCACAACAACAGTAACTCTAACCCCGGGGGATGTTGCCATTGTTGCGTTGCCTTCAGAAGCCCAGAACTGGACCAGTGGTCAAGTAGGTACCAAATCGGTCCATGCATATTCTTCAGAAAATGAATTCGTATGTTACATGATCAATCGCTACTCTTACACGTCTGATGCATCATTAGCCATTCCTATGGATACTTTTAATACCGAGTATTTCACGGTTAATAACCCGGATATCAACAGCTCTTACGAATATCCCGAAATTGTTGTTGTAGCTGCCTATGACGATACTGAAGTTTCAATGACGCTGCCAGGCGGTGCGGTGCAGACTGCAACTTTAAACCGCGGTGAAGGGTATTTCTATACTCAAAGTTCGGATCTGACCGGGACATACATTAATTCAAGCAAACCAGTAGGCGTAACAAGTGGAAACAAATGCTCCAATTACGATGGCAGTGCCTGCGATCATATTTTTGAAATGCTTCCCCCCATTGCTGCCTGGGAAAAAGCTACTCCGGCAGTTGAGCCGCCCGAAACATCCCTCGGTACCAGATACTCGATTGTTGCATCTACAGATGGGACAGAGGTGACGTATAATGGTACACTCCTCACAACTTTGAACCGGGGAGAGTCAATTTATACTGACAGGCTTACCGGAAATTATCTATTCGCAGCCAACGAGCCTATTATGGTGACACAGTATCTGGCCAACCGGTCCAGCTCCGGCGGGAATCCCATCGGCGATCCGGCGATGGGGATACTTACACCCATTGAACAGTTTGACATTGCTTACACATTTTCAACTGTTGGCGGAGAACAGTTTTCGGAAAACAATGTGACCATTGTTACGCCGTCTTCGGCAGTAGGGACCCTGACGCTGGACGGTACTGCAATACCAGCAGAAGAGTACAGTCAAATTGGCACCAGCGATTACTGGGCTACCATTCAGTATCTTACGGACGGAGTCCATTCAACCAGCTCCTTTTCAGGCCACGGTATCACCGTTGAAGGGTTTAACAGTTATGATTCGTATCTGTATACCGGCGGTGCCCTGTTTGAATTTGTCAACCCCCAGGGCGACACAAATTCCCCGATATGCTCCTGTGATGACCAGACTCACACCTGCTATGCCACGGACGACCAGCCAAGTGAAGATGTTGACGGGAACGGTGTTCTTGACGCTGGCGAAGACCTGAATAACAACGGCCTCATTGACAAGGACAAAGGTATTTACTTTGTAGAACTGGCTGTCGGGTCCCAAAATTTAAATCTTGTTGTTGATCCCTTTGAACCGGGTGATCCGGAAGTCGACTACTCCTACTCAAAAATTGATCCACAACTTGAAGCAACTGGTACCATAATTGTGACCGACGGTGCTGGAAATAAGTGTGAAACCGAGGTTTACATTCCCGGTATTGACGACCCTTCTGATATATGTGGCGATCTGGATAATGATTATGATGTTGATGCTGCTGACCGGAACATCATAAGAGCAGCTTTTGGCGCAACTACAGGGGATGCCGGATATATTGAAGAAGCTGATTACGACCAGGACGGTGACATTGACTATGTTGATTACCGTGAATGGTATGCATGTTACAAAGCATATTTGGCCTCTCAGCTCAAATAA
- a CDS encoding PEP-CTERM sorting domain-containing protein has translation MKIKRLNLILLAIFVIFFAAGPAMALTMDLQTTSTTVALGNTFKVEVWVNSEDIDEELLSFGFDVSITDGDNLSYVGYDLGTYFDDDSLLADLDVAGSTFPGVADDDVLLATLTFTAISIGMDNINVSGAYDEDGLSFSGLFYELNGFDIEASLDITVTTVPEPATIFLLGVGLLTFMGVSRKNIHT, from the coding sequence ATGAAAATTAAACGATTAAATTTAATCCTGCTTGCAATTTTTGTTATATTTTTTGCAGCTGGACCTGCCATGGCACTTACAATGGATCTTCAAACCACATCAACTACTGTAGCGCTGGGTAATACCTTTAAGGTTGAAGTCTGGGTTAATAGCGAGGATATTGATGAAGAGTTGCTTTCTTTTGGTTTTGATGTATCAATCACTGATGGGGATAATCTGTCATATGTCGGATATGACTTGGGAACCTATTTTGATGATGATTCTTTGCTGGCAGATTTAGATGTTGCAGGAAGCACATTCCCCGGTGTTGCCGATGATGATGTACTTTTGGCCACACTAACTTTTACAGCCATATCCATTGGTATGGATAATATAAACGTATCCGGGGCGTATGATGAAGATGGATTAAGTTTTTCAGGATTGTTTTATGAATTAAACGGATTTGACATTGAGGCCTCTCTTGATATCACAGTAACCACAGTTCCCGAACCCGCAACGATCTTTCTCTTGGGTGTAGGATTACTCACCTTCATGGGGGTATCCAGAAAAAATATTCATACTTAG
- a CDS encoding transposase, with product MHDWESLSHVRWDYKYHVVFEPKYRQKKLYGKFRKQVGEIFRDLCG from the coding sequence ATGCATGATTGGGAAAGCTTATCTCATGTCAGATGGGATTACAAATACCACGTGGTATTTGAGCCGAAATACAGACAAAAGAAACTTTATGGGAAATTCAGGAAACAAGTTGGCGAAATATTTCGAGATCTTTGTGGGTAG
- a CDS encoding transposase, with protein sequence MLEFQRRLEEASQLNNLQTMFNVMTIPKDNQMRTILDNVPPEKLYPVFSDFFRLLQRGNHLNDYLFLEDGYIIPIDGTQYFRSERVNCPSCLMKKHRNGTTSYSHQALGAAVVHPDKPQVFPLAPEPIKNTDGIKKQDCEINAGKRILQRIRTDYPNLKIVITADDLYSKKPFVELLKKLKPVLDELKKWLDATVEITPPQSLLGKAVNYALNQWHHLVIYADTAHVTSDNNMAENTIRPL encoded by the coding sequence ATGCTTGAATTTCAAAGGCGCCTTGAAGAAGCTTCACAATTGAACAACTTGCAAACAATGTTCAATGTTATGACCATTCCAAAAGACAATCAAATGAGGACGATCCTCGACAATGTACCGCCGGAGAAACTGTATCCGGTTTTCTCAGACTTTTTTCGGTTGCTTCAACGTGGTAACCATTTAAATGATTATCTTTTTTTAGAAGACGGCTATATTATCCCGATTGACGGAACACAATATTTTCGGTCAGAGCGCGTCAATTGTCCTTCATGTTTGATGAAAAAACACCGCAATGGCACCACCAGCTACTCCCATCAAGCTCTCGGGGCCGCTGTTGTTCATCCTGACAAGCCCCAGGTGTTTCCATTAGCACCTGAACCCATAAAGAATACCGATGGAATCAAAAAGCAAGATTGTGAGATCAATGCCGGAAAACGGATCCTGCAGCGCATTCGAACGGATTACCCCAATCTGAAAATAGTGATCACTGCTGATGATTTATATTCCAAAAAACCATTCGTTGAACTGCTTAAAAAATTGAAACCTGTGCTGGATGAGCTTAAAAAATGGCTGGATGCTACTGTCGAGATAACGCCTCCCCAAAGCCTGCTTGGCAAAGCCGTCAACTATGCTTTGAATCAATGGCACCACTTGGTCATCTATGCAGATACGGCCCATGTCACTTCGGACAACAATATGGCCGAAAACACCATTCGCCCTTTGTGA
- a CDS encoding transposase domain-containing protein, whose translation MAPLGHLCRYGPCHFGQQYGRKHHSPFVIGRKNWLFSVTPEGAAASAAIYSLIETAKANGLEPYWYFRYLLEKLPDAMTEDDLQSFVTSIPRQDQTCRSSSYRITSLPIQGGVH comes from the coding sequence ATGGCACCACTTGGTCATCTATGCAGATACGGCCCATGTCACTTCGGACAACAATATGGCCGAAAACACCATTCGCCCTTTGTGATCGGACGCAAAAATTGGCTCTTCTCTGTAACCCCTGAAGGCGCCGCTGCCAGTGCAGCCATTTACAGCCTAATTGAAACCGCCAAAGCAAATGGCCTTGAACCATACTGGTATTTTCGTTACCTTCTGGAAAAACTCCCCGATGCTATGACCGAGGATGATTTACAAAGCTTTGTTACCTCAATACCTCGACAAGACCAAACTTGCCGGTCCTCCTCATATCGCATAACGAGCCTCCCTATACAAGGTGGGGTTCATTAA
- a CDS encoding RluA family pseudouridine synthase — protein MEKKIKIIEHGQGWICLEKPGGMSVHNDPGRDLLSGFQKNLGPGITEILQPVHRLDKETSGLLLVATDRGTLTGLSDLFAGGKVTKRYKALVHGHFDQDQGTWDTPLTKSAGGRTDPRGRGKRVKALTRYRVLDHSTHYTLLDVELFTGRKHQIRRHAKLAGHPVVGDSRYGSPRALEFLKTEKQFESMGLHSYFLSFKDKGRTVTLELPDLPPEIERLFESDKA, from the coding sequence ATGGAAAAAAAAATCAAAATAATAGAACACGGCCAAGGCTGGATCTGCCTGGAAAAGCCCGGGGGCATGAGTGTCCATAACGATCCGGGCAGGGATTTACTATCGGGCTTTCAAAAAAACTTAGGCCCCGGCATCACGGAAATACTCCAGCCCGTTCATCGCCTGGATAAAGAGACCTCGGGACTGCTCCTTGTGGCCACGGACCGGGGCACCCTGACCGGACTCTCGGATCTTTTTGCAGGGGGGAAGGTGACAAAGCGATATAAGGCCCTGGTCCACGGCCATTTTGACCAGGACCAGGGCACTTGGGATACCCCCCTGACCAAATCCGCCGGCGGCAGAACCGATCCCCGGGGCCGGGGAAAACGGGTCAAGGCCCTGACCCGGTACAGGGTTCTGGACCATTCCACCCATTATACCCTTCTGGACGTTGAATTGTTCACCGGCCGCAAGCACCAGATTCGGCGCCATGCCAAGCTGGCTGGGCATCCGGTTGTGGGTGATTCACGGTACGGCTCCCCCAGAGCCCTTGAATTTTTAAAAACCGAAAAACAGTTCGAGTCCATGGGCCTGCATTCCTATTTCCTCTCATTCAAGGATAAGGGCAGGACCGTCACCTTGGAGTTGCCGGATCTGCCCCCGGAAATTGAACGGTTATTTGAATCGGATAAAGCATAG
- a CDS encoding Sir2 family NAD-dependent protein deacetylase, whose protein sequence is MDNLEKNIQHASEVIKDADALFITAGAGMGVDSGLPDFRGNAGFWKAYPPIAKLGKSFSEMADPVWFVKNPGMAWAFYGHRLNLYRETIPHEGFSKLLDLGEEMQYGYFVFTSNVDGQFQKAGFHEDLIEECHGSIHHLQCVQPCSSNIWEIGDAEVNVDMEVFTATGELPKCPNCRGLARPNILMFGDWNWISHRSDQQGERLHKWLHRLGSVNAKVAVIEIGAGKAVPTVRMQSERIGRTVEATLIRINPRDYDVPIGGISIPLGAKEGIDRVLN, encoded by the coding sequence ATGGACAATCTGGAAAAAAATATCCAACACGCTTCCGAAGTTATTAAAGATGCGGATGCACTTTTCATAACTGCCGGAGCCGGTATGGGCGTAGATTCGGGTTTGCCTGATTTTAGAGGGAATGCAGGTTTTTGGAAAGCTTACCCACCCATAGCAAAACTGGGCAAATCGTTCAGTGAGATGGCAGATCCTGTCTGGTTTGTCAAAAACCCCGGAATGGCCTGGGCTTTTTATGGGCACAGGTTAAACCTTTATCGTGAAACAATTCCCCACGAAGGGTTTTCAAAATTGCTTGATTTAGGGGAAGAAATGCAATACGGATATTTTGTATTCACCTCCAATGTTGACGGGCAGTTTCAAAAAGCGGGCTTTCATGAAGATCTGATTGAAGAATGCCATGGCTCCATACACCATCTTCAATGTGTCCAGCCATGCTCCAGCAACATCTGGGAAATCGGAGACGCTGAAGTCAATGTTGATATGGAGGTGTTTACAGCAACAGGAGAGCTTCCAAAATGTCCGAACTGCAGAGGGCTTGCACGTCCCAATATTTTAATGTTTGGAGACTGGAACTGGATATCGCACCGCAGTGATCAGCAGGGAGAACGATTGCACAAATGGCTTCACAGGCTTGGCAGCGTGAATGCAAAAGTAGCAGTTATTGAAATTGGGGCAGGCAAGGCCGTACCTACAGTAAGAATGCAATCTGAGCGCATCGGCAGAACCGTGGAGGCGACGTTGATACGCATCAACCCGAGAGATTACGATGTGCCTATAGGAGGAATCAGCATCCCGCTTGGTGCAAAGGAAGGCATAGACCGGGTGCTAAACTGA
- a CDS encoding biotin--[acetyl-CoA-carboxylase] ligase has translation MTLPVLTMPPDQIAKRHRLWMKDIAAFGPWEQMDRQDLSPAVRHSVWCPVAGPTGPAPTILICDKCGSSMEPAWDLLDHREIHTWDSIIVTDQVAGRGQFRRNWISPVGNLYASWVWPEFSDNDISNAYQENLLPLISAYIVARGFELLGIDVQIKWPNDLLYNNRKVGGILVEQRDRKIIVGVGINMAWAPSLRTAGTDTFMAATCLCDEGFDVSPLGVWSHLVEAGIHCFRMLIRQIQVSDFIHLITGRLAWRGKLVHILKNGDEVCSAIIIGVAESGGLLIKSGTQTQVIHSGRILTVE, from the coding sequence ATGACACTTCCTGTATTGACAATGCCTCCGGACCAAATTGCAAAGCGGCACCGATTGTGGATGAAAGATATCGCAGCTTTTGGTCCATGGGAACAAATGGACCGGCAGGACTTGTCACCGGCCGTCCGGCATTCTGTCTGGTGCCCGGTTGCCGGCCCAACGGGACCTGCGCCGACGATTCTGATCTGCGATAAGTGCGGTTCCAGCATGGAGCCGGCCTGGGACCTTCTGGACCACCGGGAAATCCATACCTGGGACTCGATCATCGTCACGGACCAGGTAGCCGGCAGAGGACAGTTCCGGCGCAACTGGATCTCCCCCGTCGGAAATCTTTATGCATCCTGGGTGTGGCCCGAATTTTCCGACAATGATATTTCCAATGCGTATCAGGAGAATTTACTGCCTCTTATCTCCGCCTACATTGTTGCCCGCGGTTTTGAATTGCTGGGGATTGATGTCCAGATCAAGTGGCCGAACGATCTTTTATACAATAACAGGAAAGTCGGCGGTATTCTGGTTGAGCAGCGTGACAGGAAAATCATTGTAGGGGTTGGGATCAATATGGCTTGGGCGCCGTCTTTACGGACAGCCGGCACCGACACGTTCATGGCAGCGACCTGTCTATGTGACGAAGGGTTTGATGTCTCACCGCTGGGGGTCTGGTCTCACCTGGTGGAAGCAGGCATCCATTGTTTCCGGATGTTGATCCGGCAGATCCAGGTTTCCGACTTTATACATCTCATTACCGGCCGTCTGGCATGGCGGGGCAAGCTCGTCCACATTCTGAAAAATGGAGATGAAGTTTGTTCGGCAATCATTATAGGTGTTGCTGAAAGTGGCGGACTGCTGATAAAAAGCGGCACCCAAACACAGGTCATTCATTCCGGGAGGATTTTAACGGTTGAATAA